A single region of the Microbulbifer sp. MKSA007 genome encodes:
- a CDS encoding alpha/beta hydrolase: MPQQTHQLEFGAFQVPVTTVHNGEGPLVLVLPAMGVPANRYRLLLEELQRLGYSTAISELPGTGESLPRPHRNADYGYNDLVFSFIPQLIQLLEQQFPQGPALILGHSIGGQTSTLAARAGLTGNAKVVSIASGHVDHRSWSGLHKYAILLFASIASVTSSLLGYFPGARMGFGWREARRLMKDWARSIFSGRFAPEDRFGQMEKTSQPTLHIALDGDPFAPIQAARKLAAIVGGETREMKPTYPKGNPHLSWIKNPAPVVEAVQQWLHKDPALN, encoded by the coding sequence ATGCCCCAACAAACCCATCAATTAGAATTTGGCGCCTTCCAGGTACCAGTAACCACAGTACACAACGGCGAAGGCCCCCTGGTATTGGTGCTTCCCGCGATGGGCGTACCGGCCAACCGCTACCGCCTGCTTCTGGAAGAGCTGCAAAGGCTCGGTTACAGCACCGCCATCAGCGAATTGCCCGGCACTGGGGAGAGCCTGCCGCGCCCCCACCGAAATGCCGACTACGGCTACAACGATCTGGTGTTTTCGTTTATCCCACAGTTAATCCAACTGCTGGAACAGCAATTCCCCCAGGGGCCAGCGCTGATTCTCGGCCACAGTATCGGCGGTCAAACCAGCACCCTAGCAGCCCGCGCCGGCCTCACTGGTAACGCCAAGGTTGTCAGCATCGCCTCCGGCCATGTGGACCACCGCAGCTGGAGTGGCCTGCACAAGTACGCCATCCTGCTCTTCGCCTCAATTGCCAGTGTGACCTCAAGCCTGCTGGGTTATTTCCCCGGTGCGCGCATGGGATTCGGCTGGCGCGAAGCGCGCAGACTGATGAAAGACTGGGCCCGATCCATATTTAGTGGCCGCTTTGCTCCAGAGGATCGCTTTGGGCAAATGGAAAAAACAAGCCAGCCCACTCTGCATATTGCGCTGGACGGCGACCCCTTCGCTCCTATTCAGGCCGCCCGTAAATTAGCGGCAATTGTCGGCGGCGAAACCCGGGAGATGAAACCCACTTATCCCAAAGGCAACCCTCACCTCAGCTGGATCAAGAATCCCGCCCCCGTAGTGGAGGCGGTACAGCAGTGGCTACATAAAGATCCCGCTCTCAACTGA